The Acinetobacter lwoffii genomic sequence TGCATCAAAAACAAAGACTTGATCTTTACTAAAATTATTAGGTGAAATTTTAAATAGTTCAGATACCTTATAGTACTGATCAATTGAGATTGTAAGACGGTTTATAAACTCTATGACATATTCAGGATTATTATAATAATAGTATTCTTCACTTATCTTATTTGGGTTGATTTCCTCTCTATGTGATTTTTTTAAATCTTCATTTGTATTAATTATATAACTCTTAGCATTCTTTCTGAATACCTCAACTTTTTGTAAAAGAATCTTGTAAAGTTGAGATAAATTTTTTCGAAATTCATGTTCATTGAAATTATGATTTTTTAAATCATAATAAATCTTGATTTCATTATTCTTTAAGTCTAGTGACTTAGGAAAGTTGTCTATACCATATTTAATATCTTTAAGTAGATTTTCACGCTCTAAATCTTGATATTCAGAATATCGATTATTTATTAGATTATCTTCTAATTGTCTTAGAAAACGAGTCTTTCCAGATCCATTTTTACCTGTAATTATTAAATTTCTTTCTTTTAACTCAATTTTTTTACTCTGATAATATAAGAAACTGATTTTGTTCATAATAAAAATAAAGGGCTGAATAATCAGCCCTTTATACTACAAATTAGATCAAACTAACAACACATTAAAGCGCCGCAATCTGCTCCATATTCGCTTTAATCTTCGCTAATTGATCAGCAAACTCAGCAAGTTTTACTTTCTCGCCTTCAACTACAGCCGCAGGTGCTTTCGCCACAAAACCTTCATTACCAAGTTTAGTGGCAATTTGATCATGTTGCTTTTGAGCCTTGTCCAAGTCTTTTTGTAGACGACCCAATTCCGCTTTAGGGTCAATTAAGCCCTTCATTGGAACGTATACAGATACGTGACCAACGACAGAAGACGATGACAATGGTGGTTGTTCGCCATCAGCAAGGAAGGTGATGCTTTCAACTTTTGCCAATGCTTTAAATAATGCTTCAATACGAGTGATCTGCGCTTTTTCAGCTTCAGTCGTGTTTTGAAGAAGAACAGGCAATAAACGTGCATTACCTAGACCCATCTCACCACGGATGTTACGAACCGCACCAATCAAACCTTGAAGCCATTGCATATCTGCTTCAGCCTGGTCATTCATCAATGACTCATCCGCAGTCGGGTACTGCGCAAGCATGATGGTTTCGCCAGCGATGCCAAGTTTAGGTGCAAGCGTTTGCCAAATTTCTTCAGTCAAGTAAGGCATTAACGGATGAGCAAGACGTAAAGATGCTTCCATCACCGCAAGCAATACACGGCGAACTTCAGCTTTACGCTCTTCAGATACGTTTTCATCATTCAGAACAGGCTTAGTCAGTTCGACATACCAGTCACAGTATTCATTCCAGATGAATTCGTAAATCGCTTGCGCAGCCAGGTCTAAACGATAGGTTGCAAATGCAGTTTGTACCGCAGCAGTCGCTTTTTGTAGACGGCTGACGATCCACTGTTCAGGCAATTCCCAAAGATCAGGACGAGCCGTTTGACCAACCGTTTGACCTTCGACATTCATCATCACGAAACGCGTTGCGTTCCAGATTTTGTTGGCAAAGTTACGGTAACCTTCAACACGTTTCATATCGAACTTAATGTCACGACCGGTGTTTGCAAGCGCGCAGAATGTGAAACGAACTGCATCCGTACCGTAAGATTGAATACCTTCAGGGAATTCTTTACGCGTTGATTTTTCAATCTTCGCTGCCTGTTTCGGGTTCATCAAACCCGTGGTACGTTTTTGTACCAGTGTTTCAAGCTCCACACCGTCAATCAAGTCTAATGGGTCAAGCACGTTACCTTTAGATTTAGACATCTTCTGACCTTCGCCATCACGTACCAAACCGTGAACGTACACAGTTTTAAATGGCACTTGTGGCGTACCATCTTCATTCTTCATGAAGTGCATGGTCAGCATGATCATGCGGGCAACCCAGAAGAAGATGATGTCAAAACCAGTGACAAGCACATCAGTCGGGTGGAAGGTATTTAAGAAGTAGTTGGCTTTGTCTTTCGCTTCGTCGCCAGTCCAACCTAAGGTTGAGAATGTCCAAAGACCTGAAGAGAACCATGTATCCAATACGTCTTCGTCTTGGTTTAATTGAACATCGGCAGGGATGTTGTTTTTCGCCCGAACTTCAGCTTCATCACGGCCAACATATACATTGCCTTCCGCATCGTACCAAGCAGGGATACGGTGACCCCACCACAATTGACGCGAGATACACCAGTCTTGAATGTTGTTCATCCACGCCATGTACATGTTGTTGTACTGTTCAGGCACAAACTTAATGCGACCATCCTGCACCGCTTCAATCGCAGGTTTCGCAAGTGGCGCAATTTTTACATACCATTGGTCAGTCAGTAATGGCTCAACGATCACGCCTGAACGGTCACCGCGAGGTGGTTTTAATGTATAAGGTTGAATCTGGTCTAACCAGCCTTCAGCTTCAGCCTGTTCAACGATCTTCTTACGTGCCTCAAAACGTTCTAAACCAATGTAATCTGCAGGCGCAGGAATGGTTTTAGAAATCTGTTCGCCCGCTTTTGCGATGTATTCAAATTCAGCAAGAACTTCAGCATTTTTGTTGAAGATGTTGATGATTGGCAATTCGCAACGTTTACCCACTTCATAGTCATTGAAGTCGTGTGCAGGGGTGATTTTTACACAGCCTGTACCAAATTCTTTGTCTACATATTCGTCTTTAACGATTGGAACTGCACGACCAGTGATTGGCAGGATGATGTTTTTACCCACTAAGTCCGCATAGCGTTCATCATCGAGCGCAACAGCAACCGCGGTATCACCTAACAATGTTTCAGGACGTGTTGTAGCTACTACGATGTGATCTTTACCATCATGCGTGCGCAATGATTTGTCTTCAAAGAAGTATTTGAAGTGCCAGAGTGAACCTGCTTCTTCTTTATCAGACTCAACTTCCAGGTCAGAAAGGGCAGTTTGCAGTTTTGGATCCCAGTTCACCAGACGTTTGCCGCGGTAGATCAGGCCTTCTTCGTGAAGTTTTACAAACACTTCTTTTACTGCGTTTGATAAACCATCATCCATCGTGAAGCGTTCACGTGACCAGTCTACAGATGAGCCTAGACGACGAATTTGACGGGTAATGTTGCCGCCAGATTGTTCTTTCCATTCCCATACTTTTTCGATGAACTTTTCACGACCCAAGTCGTGACGGCTAACCCCTTGTGCACCCAACTGACGCTCTACAACCATTTGTGTTGCAATACCTGCGTGGTCAGTACCCGGTTGCCAAAGCGTATTTTTACCAGACATACGGTTAAAACGGGTTAAGGCATCCATGATGGCATTGTTAAAACCATGACCCATGTGCAGGCTACCCGTGACGTTTGGTGGCGGAATCATGATACAGAAAGATTCGCCTTTTTCAGACGGCTTAAAGTAGCCACGCTCTTCCCAAGTTTGGTACCATTTTTTCTCGATCTCGGTCGGATCGTAGGTTGTCGCGATATTTTGCGCTGAGTCAGTCATAGTCTAAACAGATCAAAAGTGAATGAAAAATTGGATCTATTGTAGCAAAAAAAATAGTGCATGCGGCAGCTTAACCAAATGCAAACTTTAGCCAATTGGCATGTATAGCAACTCATCGTATGATAGATTGATAAAAAAACGCGACTCATCGCAGCATATCAAAAAGGATAATAAGATGAGCTATAACATTTCCCTGAAGCTTCAACCCGAAACCCATCAGCGCTTTAAAGACCTTCATTCCAGATTAAATGCCGGCGAGCGAGACAGTCTTGCCAGACCCTTAGGTGAAAATCTGGCCGATATGGCCTGTGAAATTATTGACCAGATTTTTGGTCAGGTGGTGCAGTTGGCCAATTCACCGGACAGCGAGTCCGAAAAAGTGATTCAGCAGATTATGCATAACACCCGTAAATATATGCCGTGGTCGGTTTCATTGTTTGGCAATGAGCGGCTGATGCCTATG encodes the following:
- a CDS encoding valine--tRNA ligase, producing the protein MTDSAQNIATTYDPTEIEKKWYQTWEERGYFKPSEKGESFCIMIPPPNVTGSLHMGHGFNNAIMDALTRFNRMSGKNTLWQPGTDHAGIATQMVVERQLGAQGVSRHDLGREKFIEKVWEWKEQSGGNITRQIRRLGSSVDWSRERFTMDDGLSNAVKEVFVKLHEEGLIYRGKRLVNWDPKLQTALSDLEVESDKEEAGSLWHFKYFFEDKSLRTHDGKDHIVVATTRPETLLGDTAVAVALDDERYADLVGKNIILPITGRAVPIVKDEYVDKEFGTGCVKITPAHDFNDYEVGKRCELPIINIFNKNAEVLAEFEYIAKAGEQISKTIPAPADYIGLERFEARKKIVEQAEAEGWLDQIQPYTLKPPRGDRSGVIVEPLLTDQWYVKIAPLAKPAIEAVQDGRIKFVPEQYNNMYMAWMNNIQDWCISRQLWWGHRIPAWYDAEGNVYVGRDEAEVRAKNNIPADVQLNQDEDVLDTWFSSGLWTFSTLGWTGDEAKDKANYFLNTFHPTDVLVTGFDIIFFWVARMIMLTMHFMKNEDGTPQVPFKTVYVHGLVRDGEGQKMSKSKGNVLDPLDLIDGVELETLVQKRTTGLMNPKQAAKIEKSTRKEFPEGIQSYGTDAVRFTFCALANTGRDIKFDMKRVEGYRNFANKIWNATRFVMMNVEGQTVGQTARPDLWELPEQWIVSRLQKATAAVQTAFATYRLDLAAQAIYEFIWNEYCDWYVELTKPVLNDENVSEERKAEVRRVLLAVMEASLRLAHPLMPYLTEEIWQTLAPKLGIAGETIMLAQYPTADESLMNDQAEADMQWLQGLIGAVRNIRGEMGLGNARLLPVLLQNTTEAEKAQITRIEALFKALAKVESITFLADGEQPPLSSSSVVGHVSVYVPMKGLIDPKAELGRLQKDLDKAQKQHDQIATKLGNEGFVAKAPAAVVEGEKVKLAEFADQLAKIKANMEQIAAL